Proteins encoded in a region of the Nocardia asteroides genome:
- the rplC gene encoding 50S ribosomal protein L3 → MTDNKNRPAAGILGTKLGMTQVFDDKNRVVPVTVIKAGPNVVTQIRTVERDGYSAVQVAFGAIDPRKVNKPVSGQFAKAGVTPRRHVVEIRVADASTFEVGQEISADVFEEGSYVDVTGTSKGKGFAGTMKRHGFRGQGASHGAQAVHRRPGSIGGCATPGRVFKGMRMSGRMGNDRVTTQNLSVHKVDAENGLLLIKGAIPGRKGGVVIVKSAVKGGAHA, encoded by the coding sequence ATGACTGACAACAAGAACAGGCCGGCCGCGGGCATCCTGGGCACCAAGCTCGGCATGACCCAGGTCTTCGACGACAAGAACCGCGTGGTTCCGGTCACCGTCATCAAGGCGGGGCCGAACGTCGTCACCCAGATCCGCACCGTGGAGCGCGACGGCTACAGCGCCGTCCAGGTCGCTTTCGGCGCCATCGACCCGCGTAAGGTGAACAAGCCGGTCTCCGGCCAGTTCGCCAAGGCGGGCGTCACCCCGCGCCGCCACGTCGTCGAGATCCGCGTCGCGGACGCCTCCACCTTCGAGGTCGGCCAGGAGATCAGCGCCGACGTCTTCGAAGAGGGCAGCTACGTCGACGTCACCGGCACCAGCAAGGGCAAGGGCTTCGCGGGCACCATGAAGCGCCACGGCTTCCGTGGTCAGGGTGCCTCGCACGGTGCGCAGGCCGTGCACCGTCGCCCGGGTTCGATCGGTGGCTGCGCCACCCCCGGCCGCGTGTTCAAGGGCATGCGCATGTCGGGCCGGATGGGTAACGACCGGGTCACCACGCAGAACCTCTCGGTGCACAAGGTCGACGCCGAGAACGGCCTGCTGCTGATCAAGGGAGCGATCCCGGGTCGCAAGGGCGGCGTCGTGATCGTCAAGAGCGCCGTGAAGGGTGGTGCGCACGCATGA
- the rpsJ gene encoding 30S ribosomal protein S10, whose product MAGQKIRIRLKAYDHEAIDASARKIVETVTRTGARVVGPVPLPTEKNVYCVIRSPHKYKDSREHFEMRTHKRLIDILDPTPKTVDALMRIDLPASVDVNIQ is encoded by the coding sequence GTGGCGGGACAAAAGATCCGCATCAGGCTCAAGGCCTATGACCACGAGGCGATCGACGCATCGGCGCGCAAGATCGTGGAGACGGTGACCCGCACCGGGGCACGCGTCGTCGGCCCGGTGCCGTTGCCGACCGAAAAGAACGTGTACTGCGTCATCCGTTCGCCGCACAAGTACAAGGACTCGCGCGAGCACTTCGAGATGCGTACGCACAAGCGCCTCATCGACATCCTCGACCCGACGCCGAAGACGGTGGACGCGCTCATGCGCATCGACCTGCCGGCCAGCGTCGACGTCAACATTCAGTGA
- a CDS encoding DUF4442 domain-containing protein encodes MTKETVTYRGWKKLPDNRLGHALFSLGMVARVPYFGTVLPNVVRLEPGLCEVTSPKWFGIHNHLGTFHAIAACNLAEVAMGMLSEATVPATHRWIPKAMNVQYLAKAETGLRAVAKLPEIPDFATVTEGLELVVPVSIYDKHGLEVVHADITTWVTPK; translated from the coding sequence ATGACGAAAGAGACCGTGACCTATCGCGGCTGGAAGAAGCTGCCGGACAACCGGCTGGGGCATGCGCTGTTTTCGCTCGGGATGGTGGCCAGGGTGCCGTACTTCGGCACCGTGCTGCCGAATGTGGTGCGGCTCGAGCCGGGGTTGTGCGAGGTGACTTCACCGAAGTGGTTCGGCATCCACAACCATCTGGGCACCTTCCACGCCATCGCGGCGTGCAATCTGGCCGAGGTCGCGATGGGCATGCTGAGTGAGGCGACGGTGCCCGCCACTCATCGGTGGATCCCCAAGGCGATGAACGTGCAATACCTGGCCAAGGCCGAGACCGGTCTGCGGGCGGTCGCGAAGCTGCCCGAGATTCCCGATTTCGCGACCGTCACCGAGGGCCTCGAACTGGTGGTGCCGGTGTCGATCTACGACAAGCACGGCCTGGAGGTGGTGCACGCCGATATCACCACCTGGGTCACCCCGAAGTAG
- a CDS encoding ABC transporter ATP-binding protein, whose protein sequence is MGLGITCSGLRREFAGVAVVDDVTFQAPAGRVTAVVGPNGAGKTTLLLMLAGQLRPHKGYIRVGQTDPAVEPWVVRSQVGWVPDVYESSETWSIAEVLHYSASIAGHNGSRSAELVERALDLARLRKYSAEPVLHLSRSTKKWLSLARALVSAPAVLVLDNPMADLDDEGRGYLSELLRDFARQNMTIVVSALGTDGLAGCAQESVHLDHGRVVGSRGL, encoded by the coding sequence GTGGGTCTCGGCATTACTTGTAGCGGGCTGCGCCGTGAATTCGCGGGAGTCGCCGTGGTCGATGATGTGACGTTCCAGGCCCCTGCGGGGCGAGTCACCGCCGTAGTCGGTCCGAACGGCGCGGGGAAGACGACTCTGCTGTTGATGCTCGCGGGCCAATTGCGACCTCACAAAGGGTATATCCGTGTGGGGCAGACGGATCCGGCTGTCGAACCATGGGTGGTCCGCTCCCAGGTCGGCTGGGTGCCCGACGTCTACGAGAGCAGCGAGACGTGGTCCATCGCGGAGGTGCTCCATTATTCGGCGAGCATCGCAGGACACAACGGGAGCCGATCCGCCGAACTCGTCGAGCGGGCATTGGATCTCGCGCGTTTGCGGAAATATTCCGCCGAACCCGTTCTGCATCTTTCGCGGAGTACGAAGAAGTGGTTGAGCCTGGCCAGAGCGCTCGTCTCCGCCCCCGCGGTGCTCGTGCTGGACAACCCCATGGCGGACTTGGATGACGAGGGTCGCGGCTACCTCTCCGAATTGTTGCGAGACTTCGCGAGACAGAACATGACCATTGTCGTCTCGGCCCTCGGGACGGATGGGCTCGCCGGATGCGCGCAGGAATCCGTGCACCTCGATCACGGTCGAGTCGTCGGCAGCCGTGGGCTGTGA
- a CDS encoding triacylglycerol lipase — protein sequence MAAACAALLHTPGATAAPPTPALDGANDWSCRPTRARPEPVVLVHGSGTDIGRSFSVLAPAVRAEGHCVFAANLGAAPGVIDAVSGQSGSSSIGIGPIGAALAGRVLYGVADIERMAGELAEVVRSVRETTGASRVALVGHSTGGTVIRQYLGDGGAGAVSQVVTLGTPYRGTTWDGLRAGYPDLAALGLGNAQIAAQVFGAPGQQQVVGSPLLNRLNAGGETVPGPRYTAIASRADLVITPQDTALLTAPSATDRNFWLQDGCPGNTADHSGMLEDPRAAAAVVSALAGDLRALPC from the coding sequence ATGGCCGCGGCCTGTGCGGCGCTCTTGCACACGCCCGGCGCGACCGCCGCCCCACCGACTCCGGCGCTCGACGGCGCCAACGACTGGTCCTGCCGTCCCACCCGGGCACGACCGGAACCGGTTGTGCTGGTCCACGGTTCGGGTACCGATATCGGCCGCAGCTTCTCCGTGCTCGCCCCCGCCGTGCGCGCCGAGGGCCATTGCGTGTTCGCCGCGAATCTCGGTGCCGCGCCGGGCGTCATCGACGCGGTGAGCGGGCAGTCCGGGTCCAGTTCGATCGGTATCGGCCCGATCGGCGCCGCCCTGGCGGGGCGAGTGCTGTACGGGGTGGCCGACATCGAGCGGATGGCGGGCGAACTCGCCGAAGTGGTGCGGTCCGTGCGGGAAACGACCGGTGCGAGCCGGGTTGCGCTGGTCGGCCACTCCACCGGCGGCACCGTGATCCGGCAGTACCTGGGGGACGGCGGCGCCGGCGCGGTGTCGCAGGTGGTGACGCTCGGCACGCCGTATCGCGGCACGACCTGGGACGGGTTGCGCGCGGGCTACCCGGACCTGGCCGCACTCGGCCTGGGCAACGCGCAGATCGCGGCCCAGGTCTTCGGAGCTCCGGGACAGCAGCAGGTGGTCGGGTCACCGCTGCTGAACCGGCTGAACGCGGGAGGCGAGACCGTGCCCGGTCCGCGGTACACGGCCATCGCCTCCCGCGCCGACCTGGTGATCACGCCGCAGGACACCGCCCTGCTCACCGCTCCGTCCGCCACCGACCGCAATTTCTGGCTCCAGGACGGATGCCCCGGCAACACCGCCGACCACAGCGGCATGCTCGAGGACCCGCGCGCCGCCGCCGCCGTTGTCTCGGCGCTCGCCGGAGATCTGCGGGCGCTGCCCTGCTGA
- a CDS encoding esterase family protein: MRGSHLRRLVLSAAIVAATASAVVSVRAHAAPTESSIVSVREHDARNVTLTVRSAAMDLDIPVEVQRAADTSVPRPVLYLLLGAAGGIDGSTWATKTDAMQFLADKNVHAVTPIGGMFSYYADWQKDDPRLGRQKWKTFLSSELPPLIDTYLGTSGRNGVAGFSMSATTTLALAATTGDLFSSVAAYSGCAQTSDPIGREFVRLTVEEWGLAELDNMWGPADDPQWKANDPYVHAEGLRGKSVYIASGNGLPGVYDQYGGKYSLNGPWGFANQLVVGGVIEAATNYCSHNMKARLDSLGIPARYNFRPEGTHSWGYWEDALKDSWPTLAAPLGI, translated from the coding sequence ATGAGAGGAAGCCACCTCCGCCGGCTGGTGCTGTCGGCGGCGATCGTTGCCGCCACCGCATCGGCGGTCGTGTCGGTGCGGGCACATGCGGCGCCCACGGAGTCTTCCATCGTCTCCGTGCGGGAGCACGACGCGCGCAACGTGACCTTGACGGTGCGTTCCGCCGCCATGGATCTCGATATTCCGGTCGAAGTGCAGCGCGCCGCGGATACCAGCGTGCCGCGTCCGGTGCTGTATCTGCTGCTCGGCGCGGCCGGTGGCATCGACGGCTCGACGTGGGCCACGAAGACCGACGCGATGCAGTTCCTCGCGGACAAGAACGTCCACGCGGTCACGCCGATCGGCGGGATGTTCAGTTACTACGCGGACTGGCAGAAGGACGATCCCAGACTCGGGCGCCAGAAGTGGAAGACCTTTCTGAGCAGCGAACTGCCGCCGCTGATCGACACCTATCTCGGTACCAGCGGGCGCAATGGCGTCGCGGGTTTCTCCATGTCGGCGACGACGACGCTCGCGCTCGCCGCGACCACCGGCGACCTGTTCTCCAGTGTCGCCGCCTACAGCGGTTGCGCGCAGACCAGTGATCCGATCGGCCGCGAGTTCGTCCGGCTCACCGTCGAGGAATGGGGTCTGGCCGAACTCGACAACATGTGGGGGCCCGCGGACGACCCGCAGTGGAAGGCCAACGACCCGTACGTGCACGCGGAGGGTCTGCGTGGGAAGTCCGTCTACATCGCCAGTGGGAATGGCCTCCCCGGCGTCTACGACCAGTACGGCGGCAAATACTCCCTGAACGGCCCGTGGGGTTTCGCGAATCAACTCGTGGTGGGCGGGGTCATCGAAGCGGCCACCAATTATTGCTCACACAACATGAAAGCCCGGTTGGACAGCCTCGGCATCCCCGCGCGATACAACTTCCGGCCCGAAGGAACCCATTCGTGGGGTTATTGGGAGGACGCGCTGAAGGACTCGTGGCCGACACTCGCCGCTCCATTGGGAATCTGA
- a CDS encoding lycopene cyclase — MGVSAGREVDVCVVGLGPTGRALAHRAMRAGLSVTAIDPRPDRLWPPTFSCWVDELPQWLPSTAIATTIPMPTVWTKTEHRIDRPYCVLSKPGLRAALPLDDATVVAGRAVRVDAREVELTDGTVHRAAAVFDTRGLPSLGRRRAASAHGIFVDAETAAPMIVEGSGLLLDWRPENGAGPDEPPSFLYAVPLGDGTVIFEETSLGLRGGMPQHELRKRTLHRLAAHGIRLTGDESSEAAHYPLDQPPPRKGTARAIPFGSRGGMMHPCTGYSVADSLALVDTALTALRQGRDPVADLWPPRARLVYWMRMRGLYGLGRLTTAQSIAMFDAFFSASPRGQRALLSAHDDYTALGAVLWNTVAHTWPFRWRYDLVGWTNRDRWLDYDFAPSRESAGRQVR, encoded by the coding sequence ATGGGTGTCAGCGCGGGCCGGGAAGTCGATGTGTGCGTGGTCGGGCTCGGCCCCACCGGTCGGGCGCTCGCTCACCGCGCGATGCGCGCCGGGCTGTCGGTGACCGCGATCGACCCGCGCCCCGACCGGCTGTGGCCGCCCACGTTCTCCTGCTGGGTGGACGAGCTGCCGCAGTGGCTGCCGTCCACCGCCATCGCGACCACCATCCCGATGCCCACGGTCTGGACGAAAACCGAACACCGGATCGACCGGCCCTACTGTGTGCTGTCCAAACCCGGCCTGCGCGCGGCCCTGCCGCTCGACGACGCCACCGTCGTAGCGGGCCGCGCCGTCCGGGTGGACGCGCGAGAAGTCGAACTCACCGACGGCACGGTGCACCGGGCGGCGGCGGTGTTCGACACCCGCGGGCTGCCGTCACTCGGACGCCGCAGGGCGGCGAGCGCGCACGGCATCTTCGTCGACGCCGAGACGGCGGCGCCGATGATCGTCGAAGGCTCGGGCTTGCTACTTGACTGGCGACCGGAGAACGGCGCAGGCCCGGACGAGCCGCCGTCGTTCCTCTACGCGGTGCCCCTCGGCGACGGCACGGTGATCTTCGAAGAGACCAGCCTGGGCCTGCGGGGCGGCATGCCGCAGCACGAACTGCGCAAGCGCACCCTCCACCGCCTCGCCGCGCACGGCATCCGGCTCACCGGCGACGAGTCGAGCGAGGCGGCGCACTATCCACTCGACCAGCCGCCGCCCCGAAAGGGTACGGCGCGCGCGATCCCGTTCGGTTCGCGCGGCGGCATGATGCACCCGTGCACGGGGTACAGCGTCGCCGACTCGCTGGCGCTGGTCGACACCGCGCTCACCGCGCTGCGGCAGGGCCGCGACCCGGTCGCCGACTTGTGGCCGCCGCGGGCGCGCCTGGTGTATTGGATGCGGATGCGCGGCCTCTACGGACTCGGCAGGCTCACCACCGCGCAGTCCATCGCCATGTTCGACGCGTTCTTCAGTGCCTCACCCCGCGGCCAGCGCGCCCTGCTGTCCGCGCACGACGACTACACCGCCCTGGGCGCCGTGCTGTGGAATACCGTGGCGCACACCTGGCCGTTCCGGTGGCGCTACGACTTGGTCGGCTGGACCAACCGGGACCGCTGGCTGGACTACGACTTCGCGCCATCGCGCGAATCGGCCGGACGCCAGGTCCGGTGA
- a CDS encoding ABC transporter permease, with protein sequence MSSVESTVERTSPRADEERARASEPLPVVRARPEGSLVTWAVQSLIQCKRLLLIWARDPATTIQTLVYPALTLLMFYIVLNNSVSGATGMPAVYGTVPLLTLVAAMSGAVVSALGFKTEKMTGLLGRFWTMPVHRAAGFTGRLLAEAVRVLVTTLFVVAVGLLLGFRFGQGPLAALALIGIPVLFGVAFAVLVTALATVSEGVMLVNIIGIVNTLLMFFNSGFVPVFAYPVWLQDVVANQPMSCAIDAMRGLSYGGPVAEPLIKTLAWTIGMIVVCAYPAVRGYRRAAETGP encoded by the coding sequence ATGAGTTCGGTGGAATCAACCGTGGAGCGCACCTCCCCGCGGGCGGACGAAGAGCGGGCGCGCGCGAGCGAACCCCTCCCGGTCGTCCGGGCGAGGCCGGAAGGTTCGCTGGTCACCTGGGCGGTGCAGAGCCTGATCCAGTGCAAGAGGCTGCTGCTGATCTGGGCGCGGGATCCGGCGACGACCATCCAGACGCTGGTGTATCCGGCGCTGACCTTGTTGATGTTCTACATCGTCCTGAACAACTCGGTCTCCGGTGCCACCGGTATGCCCGCCGTGTACGGCACCGTCCCGCTGTTGACGTTGGTCGCCGCGATGTCCGGTGCGGTGGTGAGCGCGCTCGGCTTCAAGACCGAGAAGATGACCGGACTGCTGGGCCGGTTCTGGACCATGCCGGTGCATCGCGCGGCCGGGTTCACCGGTCGGCTGCTCGCGGAGGCGGTCCGTGTCCTGGTGACCACGTTGTTCGTCGTGGCGGTGGGGCTGCTGCTCGGATTCCGGTTCGGTCAGGGCCCGCTCGCGGCGCTGGCGTTGATCGGCATCCCGGTCCTGTTCGGCGTCGCGTTCGCCGTGCTGGTCACCGCGCTGGCCACCGTCTCCGAGGGCGTGATGCTGGTGAACATCATCGGCATCGTCAACACCCTGCTGATGTTCTTCAACTCCGGTTTCGTTCCGGTCTTCGCCTATCCGGTCTGGTTGCAGGACGTGGTGGCGAATCAGCCGATGAGCTGCGCGATCGATGCGATGCGCGGATTGTCCTACGGCGGTCCGGTGGCCGAGCCGCTGATCAAGACGCTCGCCTGGACGATCGGCATGATCGTGGTCTGCGCCTACCCCGCGGTCAGGGGATACCGGCGGGCCGCGGAGACCGGCCCCTAG
- a CDS encoding ABC transporter permease, whose product MTAATAPEHTHAEATLFAELPVARLSSFAQWRALTGRIIRTMATKGELIVAMVTPLVFTLGFYLPLRYVMKFQGIDYAQYVMPIIVLQTMAFTMMSNAQLAAFEALTGLSTRLQTMPIGALVPFTSRICAGLVRSITSLAAAVAFGHLIGFRFVAGFGQAVLFCLFSLAVGTVLAIGADALGSLTKSPESLSQALTLPTLIFGMLSCGFVPERSFPEWIRPFVRNQPISQFSFALRDMTADGVTWQVLWVPLLWLIGLSVVFIPVAIWASVRRS is encoded by the coding sequence GTGACCGCTGCGACCGCCCCGGAGCACACCCACGCCGAGGCGACGCTGTTCGCCGAGCTGCCCGTGGCACGGTTGTCGTCGTTCGCGCAGTGGCGCGCGCTGACCGGCCGCATCATCCGCACCATGGCGACCAAGGGCGAGCTGATCGTTGCGATGGTCACGCCGCTGGTCTTCACGCTCGGCTTCTACCTGCCGCTGCGCTACGTGATGAAGTTCCAGGGCATCGACTACGCCCAGTACGTCATGCCGATCATCGTGTTGCAGACCATGGCCTTCACGATGATGTCGAACGCGCAGCTGGCCGCGTTCGAGGCGCTGACCGGCCTGAGCACCCGCTTGCAGACGATGCCGATCGGGGCGCTGGTGCCGTTCACCTCACGCATCTGCGCCGGGCTGGTCCGCTCGATCACCTCCCTCGCCGCGGCGGTGGCGTTCGGCCACCTGATCGGCTTCCGCTTCGTCGCGGGCTTCGGTCAAGCCGTGCTGTTCTGCCTGTTCTCCCTCGCCGTCGGCACGGTGCTCGCGATCGGCGCCGACGCGCTCGGCAGCCTGACCAAGAGCCCGGAGTCGCTGAGTCAGGCGCTGACGCTGCCGACACTGATCTTCGGCATGCTCTCCTGCGGGTTCGTGCCCGAACGCAGCTTCCCGGAATGGATTCGTCCGTTCGTGCGCAACCAGCCGATATCGCAGTTCTCCTTCGCCCTGCGCGACATGACGGCCGACGGCGTGACCTGGCAAGTGCTGTGGGTGCCGCTGCTGTGGTTGATCGGGCTGTCGGTGGTGTTCATCCCGGTGGCGATCTGGGCGAGTGTGAGGCGGTCATGA
- a CDS encoding ATP-binding cassette domain-containing protein, producing MPSSNQADSHAGEPAVRVADVRKSFGDVHALRGVSFVADRASVLGILGPNGAGKTTMVKVLSTLLRPDSGTAVVAGHDVVQDPAGVRRSIMMTGQYAALDENLSGRENLELFGRLMGLAKSAARKRADTLLEEFDLVSAGRRAVRHYSGGMRRRVDIACGLVVRPEVVFLDEPTTGLDPRSRQGVWDLVTALKTQGITVLLTTQYLEEADVLSDNIIVIDKGTVIAEGTADELKEKTGGSYCEVVPLDPKKLRTAAYALGDLVPSAVLADMNGGDRLSIPAPEGAATLTEALRRLDSAGVDLADIALRRPSLDDVFLSITGHSGGHA from the coding sequence ATGCCGAGTTCCAATCAAGCAGATTCGCATGCGGGTGAGCCAGCGGTCCGGGTAGCGGACGTCCGCAAGTCGTTCGGCGACGTGCATGCACTGCGGGGCGTCAGCTTCGTCGCCGACCGCGCCTCCGTCCTCGGCATCCTCGGGCCCAACGGCGCGGGCAAGACAACGATGGTGAAGGTCCTCTCCACCCTGCTGCGCCCCGATTCCGGCACCGCCGTCGTCGCGGGCCACGACGTGGTGCAGGACCCGGCGGGCGTGCGCCGATCGATCATGATGACCGGTCAGTACGCGGCGCTGGACGAAAACCTCTCCGGCCGCGAGAACCTGGAGCTGTTCGGCAGGCTGATGGGCTTGGCGAAGTCCGCGGCACGCAAGCGCGCCGACACGCTGCTGGAGGAATTCGATCTGGTCAGCGCGGGCCGCCGCGCCGTGCGCCACTACTCGGGTGGCATGCGCCGCCGCGTCGACATCGCCTGCGGCCTGGTGGTGCGTCCCGAGGTGGTGTTCCTCGACGAGCCGACCACCGGTCTGGACCCGCGTAGTCGCCAGGGCGTCTGGGATCTGGTGACCGCGCTCAAGACGCAGGGCATCACGGTGCTGCTCACCACGCAGTACCTGGAGGAAGCCGACGTGCTCAGCGACAACATCATCGTGATCGACAAGGGCACGGTGATCGCCGAGGGCACCGCGGACGAGCTCAAGGAGAAGACCGGCGGCAGCTACTGCGAGGTCGTTCCGCTGGATCCGAAGAAACTGCGCACCGCCGCGTACGCGCTCGGCGACCTGGTGCCGTCCGCGGTGTTGGCCGACATGAACGGCGGCGACCGGCTTTCCATCCCGGCGCCGGAGGGCGCCGCCACGCTGACCGAGGCACTGCGCAGGCTCGACAGCGCCGGTGTCGACCTGGCCGACATCGCGCTGCGCCGCCCCTCGCTGGACGACGTGTTCCTGTCCATCACCGGCCACTCGGGCGGGCACGCGTGA